TGCGTAGCGTGACACCGGAGTCGAGCGGCAGTCCGTTCCGCACGGCGTATGACCGCATCTGTTTCCGGTTCGGGTCATCGATGTCCTCGTTACGAACGATGGTGAGCGACTGTCCATTCGTCCGGCGCAGTTCGGCGACACGGTTGCCGACCAGCAGGGTGGTTCCGCCATGCAGGCGCCAGGCAACCGAGAATTCGCTGTCCAGCTCGGGTACCCGTTGCGGGAACGCACATCCGCGGCACAGTCCACCACCGGCAGAGCGGCAGGCGCCACAGCTCGCCAGCCCGCAGATCGGGCAGTCGGCGAACACGGCGTCCTCACCGCACGCGCCGCAAAGGACGTGATCGCAGGACTTGCAGTACTGTGTCTCCGATGCATTGATGCAGTGCGAGTCCGAGCACAAAGCCAAAACATTGATCGGGTCTCCGGACGCATCGCTTACGAAGAGCGGCGGTTCCCCATCTTCCCAGGGATAGGTCAGCACAGCTTCAGCGCCATTGGGGCCGGCCCAGGTCTCCTCGACCAACCAGTCATCCTCATCGAGGGTGAGTGCAAGTATTTTCGCCCGAGCGCGGACGTCTGGAACTCGGCTGAGGCGCTTCTCTTCGGAGTCCAGCGCACGTTCCAACCTGACGCTGTCCTCGTAGGATGCTTCGTAGATCTGGGCGGTGTAGCCAGTGCGGATGCGTTGCAGCTCATCGGCCTGGTCGGCTTCAACTTTCTCCGCAAGGTCGCGTCGTAGCTTCTCCAGCTGACCTGTCGCCGCCTTCTCGAACGCAGCGATGACCTCTGATGGTGTACCGAATGCCGCTGGAAGGGTTTCGCCGTCCCGTAGCGGTCTACGGGGGAGCCGGATTTGGTTGTGACCGTTCATGTCCGCGGTCAGCAGATGCTCCGTCGTTTCACTCTCTCCCACTGCAGCACGGAAGGTAGCCTGCCCACTCCACGATCCCGAGGGGACGAGACGCCGACGGAGCAGCGTCACATTGGAAGCTCGTTCGAGCGGGCTATCGCCGATGTCGTCGGGCACCACCGGCACGGTTGCGTGCATGTCGCCACGCATCCGGAGCAGTCCGAGGATCTCGTCGAAGACCGGTGACCCGACCGCACACAGTTCTGCATCCGGATGGTGCTCCATGCCGATGCGGTCGAACGCGAGGTGCATCAGCGTGCGGCCGTCGAGTTCCTGTTCGTACTCCTCGTCGAACTGCGCAGTGATGAACGCCCCATCGCCCTCTCCGGTGTCGTGCAGCAACTGCGCACCAAGGGCTTTGAGAACGTTTCGGGTCCAGGTCTGCACCCGCCGCTGCCGCATGCGCGCGCGCTCACTGACCTCGGGTGCCAGGTCAGTGGCTCCCGCCTTGGACAGACCTTTGCGATGCTCGAACGCCGAGGCCATCCAGTCGCTCAGCCCACTGTCGGCAGCGATGAGCGTGGAGGCGCTCTCGCGGGCCTGGGCCAGCTCGGTGCCGAGTTGGCCCAGCAGGTTCTGCATCTTCTTGTCGTTGTCCGCGAAAAGTGCTTCGAGGATTCGAGTTTCGAAGCTGGCGGACTTCGAATCGTCGAGTTCACCGAGGATCGTGGTGACCTGCCCGAACAACAGCTCGAACATCCGCAGCTTCTCGGCGAGCAACCGGTACACGCTCTCATCAATGGTGCCCTGCGCGTACAGGTTCGCGATGAACACCTCATCCTTGGGCTGGGTGAGGCGGTCGACGCGCCCGATTCGCTGCTCGATGCGCATCGGGTTCCAGGGCAGGTCGAAGTTGAGCACGCAGTTGCAGAACTGCAGGTTCTGGCCTTCGGCGCCCGCGTCGGTGGAGATCATCACCGGCGCCTCGCCCGACCGGAAGGCGGCGATCGTGGCGGCGCGTTCACCGGCAGACATCGATCCGTGGAACGAGCGTGCGTTGATCCCTTCAACTTCCATGCGGCGAAGGAGTCCGGTCACGGTGTCGGTGTGCTGGGTGAAGATCAGGACCCGGCCATGCTCCTTCAGCCACTTGTGCGTGATCTCGACAGCGGTGTTCTCGCGCGCGGAGTCGTTGATATCCATCGCGAGGTGGCCGACTTCGCTCAACACCGCGCGTACCTTTGGATCAGGATGCCTCTCGGCCATCCTGAGCGCGGTGGTGCCCATCGAGAACGGACTGGCCGTGAGCCGGAGTGCGAGGCTGCGTCGGCGCATGGTGTCACTGGAGTCCGTCATGACAGTGCGCAGCAGGTTCGTGCACAACGCGTAGAGCTCGCGCTCACGTGGCCCAAGAGTTACTGGTACGTCCACGGCGCGGCGGGTGACGCGGTCGACGCCCGCCTGGGCGCGGGTTGTACGGATCATCGCGCTGCTGATCAGACGACGCAGTGCCGCAGGATCATTCGGTGTGCGTGGGTCGTATCCCCGCATGAATTGCCGCTTGAACTGCTGAACCGAGGTGAATGTACCCGGGCGCAGGAGCTCGACCAGTCGGTAGAGCTCCAGCAAGTCGTTCTGCACGGGGGTTGCGGTGAGGAACAGGGCATACCGACACGCGGTCGTCAGGGAAGTGATGAACTCGCGGGTTTTCCGGGCGCCGGCACCGGCAGCGCGGTGTGCTTCGTCGAGAATGACGATGTCCCAGGGTTCCTTGGTGAGCTTTGAAGCAGAATTGCGTCCGAGCTGCAGACTCATGATCAGCTTGTCCTGCTCCTGCACATCCGGACCGCGGAGGGCGACGTCGAAGTTCAGATCGAACTTCTGGTGCATCTCTTCTCGCCATTGCTCGCGCAGGGGGGCGGGGCACAGGATGAGCACACGTTTCGCCAAGCCCCGCAGGGTGAGTTCCTTGATCGCCAGGCCGGCTTCGATGGTCTTACCGAGGCCGACCTCATCGGCAAGCACAGCGCGCCCGCGCAGACGCGACAACGCATGTCGGGCGACCGCCTCCTGGTGCGGCATTCGGTCGACGTTGGCGACGTCGACGGCGAGTAGCTCTTCGAAGTCGTCGAGCGTGGCGAGTTCTTCGCCCTGGAGACGCAGCTCGACCAATTCGAGTTCGTCGAAACCGGCGGCCTTGAGTTGCTCACCGAGCAGGATCCGCGCATCCCTGAGGAAGCCGATCCTTTTGCTGCTGTCGGCCGACCAGTCGTACTCGCTGTCGGCGTGGAACTGACGATCCACGGTTCGACGTCGCACAATCTTCGGCACTACGGATTTGCCTTCGCGCGGCGGGGTGACGGGTGGCTTCGGCGGGAGAGTGGTCAGTTGCGTCCCCGGAGGGAGCAGCGACAGGCGGTAGACACCGTCGACCAGGCGTAGGCGGAGCAGACCACCGTCTTGGCCGTAGTCCTGCAGCCGTTCGGTGAGGATGTCCCCGGTCAGCTGCCTGCTCTTGCCGCTCCATTGAGGGTGGAAGGTCTCACCATCCAATTCGAGGGTGAGCGAGGTGCTGTGCGCGGGCAGTGTGAGTGCCTCACGTTCCCGTTCGGTGAGCGCAAGCTCCCCGGATTCCAGCAGCTGGTGGGTGATCCGCTTCTCAATCATCCTGTGTCACCGTGATTCCGAGTGTTTGGGCGCCGCGTGGGGTCAAGGCGAGACTTTGGTAGGGCGTGCGGGTGGACTCCCGTTCCACGGTGCGCCGGTCGATGAAACCGTCGGCGAGAAGCTTGTCCACCGCCGCGTTCCACCGTTTCTCACCATTGCGCACATGGCGGAGAGCCCCGAACTGGGGGCAACTGAGGACACCCGCGCCGAGCGGTCTGCCCTCGCCGAGTGATTCGAGTCCGAGCACGGCGGCGCGTAGGCTGGCCTCACCGTAGGCACCCCGCTTGAAGGCCGATGCCCACCCCACCGCCTGTAGGACGGTCAGTTCGGCGTTCACGAGCAGTTCCGGGTCCGGGACCATGTGGTCGGGTAGCGCCGCCCACGGTGGGGACTCGTCGTTGCAGCGGTCACACGTGACGATGTCCCGGCTCGCGCAGTCGGCGACGGTGTCACCGAAATGCTCGCCGATGGCGATCCGGCGACACGACGATGCCTGTTCGGCGTAGTCGATCATTGCCTGCAGGCGGCGTTGTTGCCACCGCTTCCACCGTGCGGACTCGCGTTCCAGTGCATGCTGCGGTGCGAGGCGGGAGAGCAAACGGACCCTGCGGAGCCGACGGGAGCTGGAGAACGTGACGAACCGGTCCAGCGACCAGTCGATCAGTTTCTGCTCCAGCTCATCTGGGTCGTATCCGCGTTCATCACGGAGCTGGTGGAAATCGATCTGGACGCGAACATTGGGGCGTGCGCGATTCGCCTTGTAGAACAACTCCCGGAACAGGCGGCGTTCGTCCTCGTCGGTCGGTTCGCGGAACCCGACGTCCACCGTCCCGCGGGCCGAGCAGTCCAGTCCGAGTTTGAGCGCGCCGACCCGCTCGAGCTGGGCCAGGTGCACATTGACCTCGTCGTCGTCGATGCCGAGTTTGTCCGCCAACTCATCGACGTCGAATACTCGGCTGTCTCCGCGCTCGGGGCATGTCCACAGCAGCGTCAGCAACTGCTGGGTGATCTGCGCGTCGGCCTTCGACTCGTGCGAATTGATCAACCGGCGACGTCGGGCGATATCGCCGCGGGTGTAGAAGAGCACGCAATCGCCGGTGACATCGGGAGCACGTGCGGCTCGGCCGGCTTCCTGGGCGTAACCGTCCAACGAGTCCGGGAGGTCGTAGTGGACCACCCACGCGATGTTGGGTTTGTTGATACCCATGCCGAACGCTTTGGTGGCCACGATGATCCGGGTCGTATCGGAGTCAAAGTCTTCCTGGACGGCGTCGCGTTGTTCGGGGACCATGCCGGCGTGATAGGCGCGAGCAGCGTGCCCGGCGCGACGCAGCATTGCCGCGATCTCCTCGGCAAGTGCACGTTTGGTCACGTACACGATGCCGGGCTTCTTCTCGGACCAGGTGACGAACCGGAGCAGCTCTCGGACCCTTTCCCGCTCGTCGACGCATCGATGGACACGGAAACGAAGGTTGGGGCGGTCGCTGGGCTCCCGCACGACGGCGGGGTCGAGCATGTCCATGGCCTCGACGATGTCGGTCTCCACTTCGGGCGTGGCCGTCGCGGTGAAACCGGCGCGGGGTGGACGGGTGTCGAAGGTTGCCACCGATGCGGGTACCTGCCGGAACTCCGGTCGGAAGTCGTGCCCCCACACCGAAACGCAGTGTGCCTCGTCGACCACGACACGGTTGAGCTGCTGGCGCCCCAAAGCGCCGCGGAGCACCGGGTCTCGGGCCAACCGTTCCGGGGAGACATACAGCAACCGGACGTGGCCACTGGCGGTGTCGCGCAGGATGTCTGTCTGTACCACCCGCGATGTGGTGCCGGTGATGCCCTGGACCGGCCGGATGCCGCGCCGGCCGCGCAGGTCGTTGACCTGATCCTTGATGAGTGCGATGAGGGGCGACACGACAACGGTGGCGCGAGCCTGGGGCGCGAGCAGTGCGGGTAGCTGAAAGCACAGGGACTTGCCGAACCCGGTGGGCAGCACGGCCATGACGTCCTGGCCGTCGATGATCGCGCGCATCACTTCAAGCTGTTTGGGATGAAGGTTGGTGATGCCGAACAGCTTCTCGGCGGCTTCGATGAGTTTCGCGGTCGGGTCCTCACCTTCGACGAGCCGCAGGTTCTCCAGCAGTTGGCTGACGTCGTCTCGACCGAAGGAGATCGCCGCGCTGAGGTCAGGTGCTGTGCCGGTGACGAATTCGATGGCTGTCGTCCATGCGTCGTCGCGGTCGACGGCCTCATGGATCGCCGGTCCGGGCAGCGAGCCCAGGAGTACCCGCTGTGCCTGGGTGGGGGAGTGCAGCCGGCGGTCGCAGATCAGTGCGGCGCCGATGTCGGTTTCGGAGCGGATGAGCCGACCGAAGCCCTGGGTGAACTGCATGGCGGTCATCGGCAGGACGTACTCGAGGAACGGGTCGCCGCCGCGTTCGGCGATGGCGCGCTGGCGCGGAGAGACCAGTGGATCGTCGGGATGCGGGTACGGGGGTTTCTCGATGAAGAGGTAGGACAGGGTTTCTCCGGGGGCGTCGAAGCCCTCCCAATACGATTTGAGCCCGTAGAGCACGGTGCCCGGTTCGGTATTGAACCGATGCGAGATCTGCGACCGGCCGTGTTCGCCCTGGACGAGAAGCTCGACGCCGCGTTCGGCGAGTTCGGCGGCTTTGGCGCGGACTCCGTCGGCGACGATCTCCATCCGGGTCCGCGCGGCGAACAGGCTCAGCGCCTTCCCGCCGGACAGGCTGAGGAATCCGGCCTGATCGGCGGCCATCTCCTCGCAGAACTCGCGCTCGTTGACCGGGATGGGGATCGGTAAGTGGTTGGTGAGCACCACCTTCGACTGCTTTGCGTAGTCGAACGGTGACTGCAGCCTAAGGCCGCGGAAGCTGCCATCGGCTGGCGTGGGGTCGATCTCGATACCCAGGCGCGAGCTCAGGTAGTCGAAGCGCTGCTCGACGGTGAGGGTGGCCGAGCACATCACCGTCGAGTGCATCCTGTCGACCACGAACTGCTGAAACTCCGGGAACACGTGGATGGGTAGCCGCTCATACGCCCAGGCGTCTGGATCGTCCTCTTCGGCGGCCAACCGGTATACCCAGCGGTGGCTGTCGGGCAGCGGCCCCAGTGTTTCGAGAATTGTGATGGCATTCTCGATCCGCTCGGCGTGCCCGTTGAGTCGGCGTTTCGCGGAACCGACGCCCTCGACGCCGCTCAGCGACTGACCGAGCGCGGACACTGCCTTCCCAAGTTGGATCAGGGCATAACGCAGCGTTGACGCCGATTGACGCAGCACCCGAAATTCGGGGCGAGAGTTGACAATTCCGGACTGGAGGACGGCCGCGTGCGCCCGACCACCGTACTCATGAAGGTAGGTGGTGACGGCCTGGGTGAACTCGACGCCGGCCGCGCGGATTGCGTCGCAGCAGTTCGCCATGCTGTCAATGGCCTGTTTGACCTCGGTATTGCCGTTCGACCGCTTCCGGATGTCGCGCATCATCCGGGCACGGGGGCTCAGGGAGTTGACGACGATCTCGAGGTCGATGGCATCGACCCGGCCGGTCCACGCCGAGGTCAAGGAATCTTCGAGGGCATGTGCTTCGTCGAAGACGACGTCAGCCCGGCGGTCGCCGAGGAGATCACCCGGTGCCTGTGACGCGGTGACCCAGGCCGCCATCAGGGCGTGGTTCACCGACACCACCCCTGGTGTGGTGGTCAGTCCCTCGGTCTGCTGGACGACTGGGCAGATCTTGGCCCAGTTACAACCGGCGCGGTCGCAGCCCGCCGCGTTCGTCCTGAGGCGAGCGCGGGTGCGGGCATACCGGGCGTCCGAACGCTTGAGGACGTCGTCGGTGACGTCATCCCAGGTGCCGGTGGGGGACTCGGCGATCGCCCGAAAGGCGACCGCCAACGCGAGTCCTGAGGTCTCTTGATCGGCGACCGCGTCTTCGAGTTCCCGCGCGCAGACGTAGTTGGCGACGCCCTGCAGTTGGCGGAACGGGGCGCCGAGGAGGTTCTCCTGCTGCAGTCGGGCCGCTTCGGCGCGCAGCTGTCCTTGAAGGGCTTTTGTCGCAGTCGCAATGATTACGGGCTGACGGGGCCGTGATGCACGGGCGAGTGCCGGCAGCATGTACGCCAACGACTTACCGGTTCCGGTGGGTGCCTCGACCGCGAGATTGCCACCTCGGTCGAAGACCTCGGCGACGGCGTGGGCCATTTCTTCCTGCGCGGGTCGTTTCCGGAGATTGCGCAGCTCGCGCAGGACCGGGAAGGTGTCCCGGGTGCCCGACCATGCATCGGAGGCCTTGGGGCCGGCCGGGTTCAGCAGCGGGTCGGGATCCCGGTGCAGCGTGGACAACTCGGGTGGGCCGGGCAGCGGTGGCAGCAGCAGCGCGAGCGGATTGCGGTGGGTTTCCAGGGTCGCGATGGCGAGTTGCCAGCTGGGTTGGGAAACGTCGACCTCGGCCAGGAGGGAGCGGATGACGGCGGCGGTCGCTGTGGCGTCCGAGTGGGCACGATGCGCCTCTTGGTTCGTGATGCCGTAGCGGAGCGTGAGGTCGGCGAGCTGCCGGTTGGGTAGCGCCACATCGACCAGAAGGGAAAGGTGCAGACTGTCGGCACTCGCCGGGAACTGGGGGACCGACAGTCCTTGACGCTTCGCGGCCTGCACAAGAAACGGCAGATCGAAGGCCAGCAGGTTGTGCCCGATCAGCAGATCGACACTCTGCAACCGGGCGGCCAGCGCGTCCAGGGCGTGGGACAGCGTCACAGCGTTGGCGCCGGCCTGGCCGTCCGGTACCGCCACCTCGACGCTCATCAGTTGCCTACCGTCTAGCCGGACCAAGGCGATCTCGGTGACAAAATCGGTGGCCTTGTTGAGGCCGGTGGTCTCGATATCCAGCACCGCCACCCGGTCGAGCGGAATGCGGTCAGGCTGCGGGTCGTACCAGGGTCCGTCGGTGGGGTTGGGGTCGGTGACCGGTTGACTCTTGTACGCGACCGCCACGTGGAGGAGCCCGTCGTCGGTGACGGCAAAGCGGTGGGGGAACCGATCCGGCCACTGCTGCAGCCGCTCCAGGGTTTGGGCGAAACCCTCCTTGCGGAGCTGTTCTCTGAGTTCGGGTGCCGACAGCGGGCCGTGTTCGAGCAGCAGACGATGCGCCGTCTCGGCGGCCGGCGGCATGGGGCGGTCGGGTGTGCTCATCAGCGGACCGTCACGGTGAGGTATCGAAGGTGCACACTACGGGGCTGCGTCGTCACCGCCACACCGACCACGAGCTCCGCCCCCCCTGCAAAACGCCGTTCGCGTCAATATAACGCGAATGCGCGAACGATACTCGACGTGTCCGACATGCTGACCTCGTAGTCCACTGGTGGTGCGGATAAAACAATCACGCAGCCTAGCGCCTCGTGAGCGGCGACGCGGGAAATTAGCAAACGCGGATGGCGGATTTCGCAACCTGGATATCCCGGCGCGGAACGCCGCTCTGCGCGTGACAGATCCTGCGCACGTTGTCACATAGCCGCGTTAGTCTCACCCGCGTGGAAACCGGACTGTATGAGTCAGTACTCACGACGCAACTCCGCTCAGCGCTCGCCGCA
The DNA window shown above is from Mycolicibacterium confluentis and carries:
- a CDS encoding RecQ family ATP-dependent DNA helicase, which gives rise to MSTPDRPMPPAAETAHRLLLEHGPLSAPELREQLRKEGFAQTLERLQQWPDRFPHRFAVTDDGLLHVAVAYKSQPVTDPNPTDGPWYDPQPDRIPLDRVAVLDIETTGLNKATDFVTEIALVRLDGRQLMSVEVAVPDGQAGANAVTLSHALDALAARLQSVDLLIGHNLLAFDLPFLVQAAKRQGLSVPQFPASADSLHLSLLVDVALPNRQLADLTLRYGITNQEAHRAHSDATATAAVIRSLLAEVDVSQPSWQLAIATLETHRNPLALLLPPLPGPPELSTLHRDPDPLLNPAGPKASDAWSGTRDTFPVLRELRNLRKRPAQEEMAHAVAEVFDRGGNLAVEAPTGTGKSLAYMLPALARASRPRQPVIIATATKALQGQLRAEAARLQQENLLGAPFRQLQGVANYVCARELEDAVADQETSGLALAVAFRAIAESPTGTWDDVTDDVLKRSDARYARTRARLRTNAAGCDRAGCNWAKICPVVQQTEGLTTTPGVVSVNHALMAAWVTASQAPGDLLGDRRADVVFDEAHALEDSLTSAWTGRVDAIDLEIVVNSLSPRARMMRDIRKRSNGNTEVKQAIDSMANCCDAIRAAGVEFTQAVTTYLHEYGGRAHAAVLQSGIVNSRPEFRVLRQSASTLRYALIQLGKAVSALGQSLSGVEGVGSAKRRLNGHAERIENAITILETLGPLPDSHRWVYRLAAEEDDPDAWAYERLPIHVFPEFQQFVVDRMHSTVMCSATLTVEQRFDYLSSRLGIEIDPTPADGSFRGLRLQSPFDYAKQSKVVLTNHLPIPIPVNEREFCEEMAADQAGFLSLSGGKALSLFAARTRMEIVADGVRAKAAELAERGVELLVQGEHGRSQISHRFNTEPGTVLYGLKSYWEGFDAPGETLSYLFIEKPPYPHPDDPLVSPRQRAIAERGGDPFLEYVLPMTAMQFTQGFGRLIRSETDIGAALICDRRLHSPTQAQRVLLGSLPGPAIHEAVDRDDAWTTAIEFVTGTAPDLSAAISFGRDDVSQLLENLRLVEGEDPTAKLIEAAEKLFGITNLHPKQLEVMRAIIDGQDVMAVLPTGFGKSLCFQLPALLAPQARATVVVSPLIALIKDQVNDLRGRRGIRPVQGITGTTSRVVQTDILRDTASGHVRLLYVSPERLARDPVLRGALGRQQLNRVVVDEAHCVSVWGHDFRPEFRQVPASVATFDTRPPRAGFTATATPEVETDIVEAMDMLDPAVVREPSDRPNLRFRVHRCVDERERVRELLRFVTWSEKKPGIVYVTKRALAEEIAAMLRRAGHAARAYHAGMVPEQRDAVQEDFDSDTTRIIVATKAFGMGINKPNIAWVVHYDLPDSLDGYAQEAGRAARAPDVTGDCVLFYTRGDIARRRRLINSHESKADAQITQQLLTLLWTCPERGDSRVFDVDELADKLGIDDDEVNVHLAQLERVGALKLGLDCSARGTVDVGFREPTDEDERRLFRELFYKANRARPNVRVQIDFHQLRDERGYDPDELEQKLIDWSLDRFVTFSSSRRLRRVRLLSRLAPQHALERESARWKRWQQRRLQAMIDYAEQASSCRRIAIGEHFGDTVADCASRDIVTCDRCNDESPPWAALPDHMVPDPELLVNAELTVLQAVGWASAFKRGAYGEASLRAAVLGLESLGEGRPLGAGVLSCPQFGALRHVRNGEKRWNAAVDKLLADGFIDRRTVERESTRTPYQSLALTPRGAQTLGITVTQDD
- a CDS encoding SNF2-related protein, whose translation is MIEKRITHQLLESGELALTEREREALTLPAHSTSLTLELDGETFHPQWSGKSRQLTGDILTERLQDYGQDGGLLRLRLVDGVYRLSLLPPGTQLTTLPPKPPVTPPREGKSVVPKIVRRRTVDRQFHADSEYDWSADSSKRIGFLRDARILLGEQLKAAGFDELELVELRLQGEELATLDDFEELLAVDVANVDRMPHQEAVARHALSRLRGRAVLADEVGLGKTIEAGLAIKELTLRGLAKRVLILCPAPLREQWREEMHQKFDLNFDVALRGPDVQEQDKLIMSLQLGRNSASKLTKEPWDIVILDEAHRAAGAGARKTREFITSLTTACRYALFLTATPVQNDLLELYRLVELLRPGTFTSVQQFKRQFMRGYDPRTPNDPAALRRLISSAMIRTTRAQAGVDRVTRRAVDVPVTLGPRERELYALCTNLLRTVMTDSSDTMRRRSLALRLTASPFSMGTTALRMAERHPDPKVRAVLSEVGHLAMDINDSARENTAVEITHKWLKEHGRVLIFTQHTDTVTGLLRRMEVEGINARSFHGSMSAGERAATIAAFRSGEAPVMISTDAGAEGQNLQFCNCVLNFDLPWNPMRIEQRIGRVDRLTQPKDEVFIANLYAQGTIDESVYRLLAEKLRMFELLFGQVTTILGELDDSKSASFETRILEALFADNDKKMQNLLGQLGTELAQARESASTLIAADSGLSDWMASAFEHRKGLSKAGATDLAPEVSERARMRQRRVQTWTRNVLKALGAQLLHDTGEGDGAFITAQFDEEYEQELDGRTLMHLAFDRIGMEHHPDAELCAVGSPVFDEILGLLRMRGDMHATVPVVPDDIGDSPLERASNVTLLRRRLVPSGSWSGQATFRAAVGESETTEHLLTADMNGHNQIRLPRRPLRDGETLPAAFGTPSEVIAAFEKAATGQLEKLRRDLAEKVEADQADELQRIRTGYTAQIYEASYEDSVRLERALDSEEKRLSRVPDVRARAKILALTLDEDDWLVEETWAGPNGAEAVLTYPWEDGEPPLFVSDASGDPINVLALCSDSHCINASETQYCKSCDHVLCGACGEDAVFADCPICGLASCGACRSAGGGLCRGCAFPQRVPELDSEFSVAWRLHGGTTLLVGNRVAELRRTNGQSLTIVRNEDIDDPNRKQMRSYAVRNGLPLDSGVTLRRLTGRRDAQDSTRARLSSTSTVETEFSIAAAPGSAIDAAAIADIPKFDDADVKPERAMSLGKLLQKLRSDAPPPAPPMLMVTRRSSFTDVYLEADGLAKEVAMVEDDGSISVADRQFEPIQWTNPAIDSPIIGHAVIDGTQISLQCRNEAVLVSVSTDGQTQADTWSACPDGRNLAFQIAGFDYLNSLRMPGGRIGKRLHEITSIGAPFPSPSECTLVEREIRTVAEPVDLESGFELESANDESLAALGIRPNHAIARTTRPLPTGLSAALLSRAQRCFTASLRNGLEVKENWRGHGTAVHMYRTFDGRPQSPLGLPDTDFGVCRDGHFYPGGTAALCGSCHSWACPSCDELEQQALSDCPGCSASVCRRCLAAGHTVSPTACVLCADKSCTGCGRNPEVTRCPSCERTVCANCRVEDTCPACAHLAAATDSQLASLPRSLALAGTEVLIGSDADASVVLINRGDTCEQAIVRNDSVAVWKVFDRSDIDASYRLALAASGILEAQVTPMVRGVEPEQPVDGSRFIVSTGRSYRAAWSVDQLQASGSGTQSFNEPAGDLIPVVASEFPAPRQLPTPVPTVPPRFAGQFASMSTPQAVNLDLYWERFGHDIGISSQGLHRTTIAHSIAQDSTAEWSAGTTTPQWVRDAWEPVPAVRAYAASHGTPTAEAVIIELASMTALGVRVAGETTWYAVNRSESAPAATALARWLGLPDADTVTVFTDPRQVRLSTVTNAVQSSVTVEPVGTISHRPRRGADLSGEAQIAWNPTTSVRVPQLEKLPDRLRINLSQAFQPTVAWSQLEIGAHVEQLVTVETGHEWRYERNLAAGQTEARRANGSTGYLFDSGAIDREGHFGTSFASCNYCGGTTCAVCIDKAVACDACAVNICKRCISEPHANLWLCPACSAMRPPTRSEAREHGRLLSTRRMLLGTDALHTVVVERSKNHWTRKAADGEKQVIANPSVNEYLDVRLNVAD